A genomic segment from Actinomyces lilanjuaniae encodes:
- a CDS encoding DUF6571 family protein produces the protein MQRGLARAAGVVRRGGLVVVVLVVVLAGGGVGAGGWWWVRVHDPLSGVLEGLVGDPVVALDYLAPEGPAQEAGAGASAGAEEATSAASAATGGASAGADGEAGAGGGVWVASGAAVERWDGLSSRGWGSEGLEALAGVGAVVSSLRGDADPVVRARALWVSGRVMGLFGGVPVGRFSGRSGARWLWWWPTVRRRWWVWPWGGVLVRRWGWTVVWVSSRVWWRLWCTGWWRTVTRW, from the coding sequence GTGCAGAGGGGTCTGGCGCGTGCTGCTGGTGTGGTGCGTCGTGGTGGGTTGGTTGTGGTGGTGCTGGTGGTGGTGCTGGCTGGTGGTGGTGTGGGTGCTGGTGGGTGGTGGTGGGTTCGGGTGCATGATCCTCTGTCTGGTGTGCTGGAGGGGCTGGTGGGTGACCCGGTGGTGGCGCTGGACTACCTGGCTCCGGAGGGGCCTGCCCAGGAGGCGGGGGCGGGTGCTTCGGCTGGGGCTGAGGAGGCCACGTCGGCTGCGTCGGCTGCGACGGGGGGTGCTTCGGCTGGTGCTGACGGGGAGGCTGGTGCGGGCGGTGGTGTGTGGGTTGCGTCGGGTGCTGCTGTGGAGCGGTGGGATGGGCTGTCGTCGCGGGGGTGGGGGTCTGAGGGTCTGGAGGCTCTGGCTGGGGTGGGGGCTGTGGTGTCGTCGTTGCGTGGTGACGCGGACCCGGTGGTGCGGGCGCGTGCCTTGTGGGTGTCTGGTCGGGTGATGGGGCTGTTTGGTGGGGTTCCTGTGGGTCGGTTCTCGGGGAGGTCAGGCGCCAGGTGGCTGTGGTGGTGGCCAACTGTGCGCCGGAGGTGGTGGGTGTGGCCCTGGGGCGGGGTGCTGGTGAGGCGCTGGGGCTGGACGGTGGTGTGGGTGAGCAGCAGGGTGTGGTGGCGTCTGTGGTGTACCGGGTGGTGGAGGACCGTGACGCGGTGGTGA
- a CDS encoding TetR/AcrR family transcriptional regulator yields MSSPDTPPGEAGPSRRRGPGRPKAGSEDKRERILTEAVTLFGSRGYAGTSLADVAAAADISKAGVLHHFSSKEELFTRVLERRDQRDVADFLAQAEGSADPWHQLERYIDLLHRSAQSRELAAIYTATSVSVLDASHPAHAWMAAHLGSAVGLFEACFEAGKQAGTVDPQMPSRLVARTLVALSDGLQLQWLCSTTPGSAATDVLETTVVDELRLYANSLRARWAR; encoded by the coding sequence ATGAGCAGCCCAGACACCCCTCCTGGCGAGGCGGGTCCCTCACGCAGGCGCGGTCCCGGCAGGCCCAAGGCCGGCAGCGAGGACAAGCGCGAGCGCATCCTCACCGAGGCCGTCACGCTGTTCGGCTCCCGCGGCTACGCGGGCACCTCCCTGGCCGATGTCGCCGCGGCTGCCGACATCTCCAAGGCGGGTGTCCTCCACCACTTCTCCTCCAAGGAGGAGCTGTTCACCAGGGTCCTGGAGCGCCGGGACCAGCGCGACGTTGCTGACTTCCTGGCCCAGGCCGAGGGGTCGGCCGACCCCTGGCACCAGCTGGAGCGCTACATCGACCTCCTGCACCGCAGCGCTCAGTCCCGCGAGCTGGCCGCGATCTACACGGCGACCTCGGTGTCGGTCCTGGACGCCAGCCACCCGGCCCACGCCTGGATGGCCGCCCACCTGGGCAGCGCCGTGGGGCTCTTTGAGGCCTGCTTCGAGGCGGGCAAGCAGGCTGGCACCGTGGACCCGCAGATGCCCTCCCGGCTGGTGGCGCGCACGCTCGTCGCCCTGTCCGACGGCCTCCAGCTCCAGTGGCTGTGCTCGACGACGCCGGGCAGCGCGGCCACCGACGTGCTGGAGACCACGGTGGTGGACGAGCTGCGCCTGTACGCGAACTCTCTGCGGGCGCGGTGGGCGCGCTGA
- a CDS encoding methyltransferase domain-containing protein, with product MVRHQPSLCVLHDEGRCGSCPHLDTPPGDQLEAKQARVAALLKDYVPAGAWQPPCPSSPTHFRNKAKMVVAGTSRHPTLGILDAVGRGTDLRSCPLHVPAVRDALPVLADLVTGTGIAPYDVPGRRGELKHVLVTASPDEDLMVRFVLRSSRHVSDLRDALPDLRRRLPQLAVASVNIQPVHQAVIEGPDEIVLTEEDRLLMRLRLPPPGATAAQARPSGSDAPGGQARPHELLLHLPPRSFFQTNTAVAQTLYATARDWAEDIGPGGAAGQPPARVQDLFCGVGGFALALAGPGRRVQGVEVSEAAVSGARDSARLMRLDPGTVRFDSGDARALDLLEGPAAEGEGSHLLVVNPPRRGLGPDLARRIEACGVPRVLYSSCSPASLAADLGQMPSLRVRRARLFDMFPHTDHAEVLVELARTQASPGSCPSPAQAPSIRAQAPSSARAARTSSRRASTRSSW from the coding sequence ATGGTGAGACACCAGCCGTCACTGTGCGTGCTCCACGACGAGGGCCGGTGCGGCTCCTGCCCCCATCTGGACACGCCACCGGGAGACCAGCTGGAGGCCAAGCAGGCCCGGGTGGCCGCTCTGCTGAAGGACTACGTTCCCGCTGGCGCGTGGCAGCCACCCTGCCCCAGCAGCCCCACCCACTTCCGCAACAAGGCCAAGATGGTGGTGGCCGGGACCTCGCGCCACCCCACCCTGGGAATCCTCGACGCCGTCGGCCGCGGCACCGACTTGAGGTCCTGCCCCCTGCACGTGCCCGCCGTCCGCGACGCCCTGCCCGTCCTGGCGGATCTGGTGACTGGCACGGGGATCGCCCCCTACGATGTCCCCGGGCGCCGCGGGGAGCTCAAGCACGTCCTGGTGACGGCCTCGCCCGACGAGGACCTTATGGTCCGCTTTGTCCTGCGATCCTCCCGCCACGTCAGCGACCTGCGTGACGCCCTGCCGGACCTGCGCCGTCGGCTGCCCCAGCTGGCGGTGGCCAGCGTCAACATCCAGCCGGTGCACCAGGCGGTCATTGAGGGGCCTGACGAGATAGTGCTGACTGAGGAGGACCGCCTTCTCATGCGCCTGCGGCTGCCACCACCGGGAGCCACGGCGGCTCAGGCCCGCCCGTCGGGCAGCGACGCGCCGGGCGGCCAGGCCCGCCCCCACGAGCTGCTGCTCCATCTGCCCCCGCGCTCCTTCTTCCAGACCAACACCGCTGTGGCCCAGACCCTGTACGCCACGGCGCGCGACTGGGCCGAGGACATCGGGCCGGGCGGGGCAGCCGGGCAGCCCCCAGCCCGTGTCCAGGACCTGTTCTGCGGGGTCGGCGGGTTTGCCCTGGCGCTGGCCGGGCCTGGGCGCCGGGTCCAGGGGGTGGAGGTCTCCGAGGCGGCCGTCAGCGGGGCGCGCGACTCGGCCAGGCTCATGCGGCTGGACCCGGGCACGGTGCGGTTTGACTCCGGTGACGCCCGCGCCCTGGACCTGCTGGAGGGACCCGCCGCCGAAGGCGAGGGCTCGCACCTGCTGGTGGTCAACCCTCCCCGGCGCGGCCTCGGCCCCGACCTGGCCCGGCGCATTGAGGCCTGCGGCGTGCCCCGTGTGCTCTACTCCTCCTGCAGCCCGGCGAGCCTGGCAGCCGACCTGGGGCAGATGCCGTCCCTGCGCGTGCGGCGCGCCCGCCTGTTCGACATGTTCCCCCACACTGACCACGCCGAGGTGCTGGTCGAGCTGGCTCGGACTCAGGCTAGCCCGGGCTCATGCCCCAGCCCAGCCCAGGCTCCCAGCATCCGGGCTCAGGCCCCCAGCTCGGCCAGGGCGGCACGAACCTCCTCCAGACGGGCATCGACTCGCTCCTCCTGGTAG
- a CDS encoding HigA family addiction module antitoxin, translating to MTQRPNYVVPTGDFVEEWMEDQGVSAAELSRRLGVSRRHVSRILHGEVPLSREMALRLEEVTGVPARIWNLHETGYRERWLAARPGGHPEGR from the coding sequence TTGACTCAGCGTCCCAACTACGTCGTGCCTACCGGCGACTTTGTCGAGGAGTGGATGGAGGACCAGGGGGTCAGCGCCGCCGAGCTCTCCCGCAGGCTCGGTGTGAGCCGCAGGCACGTGAGCAGGATTCTTCACGGGGAGGTCCCGCTCAGCCGCGAGATGGCGCTGCGGCTTGAGGAGGTCACCGGTGTGCCTGCTCGTATCTGGAACCTCCACGAGACCGGCTACCGGGAGCGCTGGCTCGCTGCGAGGCCGGGGGGACACCCAGAAGGACGCTGA
- a CDS encoding DUF6571 family protein, which yields MALGRGAGEALGLDGGVGEQQGVVASVVYRVVEDRDAVVTVASGLASQAARGGSAEGLEGVYYRVGAVRSFLGAVGSVRGAELEAGGAGEEEMEEFWGVQYLGRAVFTTVVGGRSGGAGAEVAAPLVVQEGAVLGGPVRVGGLPGATVADLEGPTAGSRSLLEAYAYAEAANGGLVPQEALAPENFVDPANDEPYPWYHEPGSGQGPVVDLPAAPSDDVVSAVREWGHSDDVADLDEDDILDNLSNAVYEGRSIASELVLGADGEPGGDPGDITINKD from the coding sequence GTGGCCCTGGGGCGGGGTGCTGGTGAGGCGCTGGGGCTGGACGGTGGTGTGGGTGAGCAGCAGGGTGTGGTGGCGTCTGTGGTGTACCGGGTGGTGGAGGACCGTGACGCGGTGGTGACGGTGGCGTCTGGTTTGGCCAGCCAGGCGGCGCGTGGTGGCAGTGCTGAGGGTCTGGAGGGGGTGTACTACCGGGTGGGTGCGGTCCGGTCGTTCCTGGGGGCTGTGGGGTCGGTGCGTGGGGCGGAGCTGGAGGCTGGTGGTGCGGGTGAGGAGGAGATGGAGGAGTTCTGGGGGGTGCAGTACCTGGGGCGGGCTGTGTTTACCACGGTGGTGGGTGGCCGCAGTGGTGGTGCCGGTGCGGAGGTGGCTGCGCCCCTGGTGGTGCAGGAGGGTGCCGTCCTGGGTGGGCCGGTGCGTGTGGGTGGCCTGCCCGGGGCCACCGTGGCGGACCTGGAAGGACCGACTGCTGGTAGTCGGAGCCTGCTGGAGGCCTACGCCTACGCGGAGGCGGCCAACGGCGGGCTGGTGCCGCAGGAGGCCCTGGCCCCGGAGAACTTCGTGGACCCGGCGAACGATGAGCCGTACCCGTGGTACCACGAGCCGGGCTCGGGCCAGGGGCCGGTGGTTGACCTGCCTGCTGCTCCCAGTGACGACGTGGTCTCGGCGGTGCGTGAGTGGGGTCACTCCGATGATGTCGCTGACCTCGACGAGGACGATATTCTTGACAACTTGTCAAATGCTGTATACGAGGGGAGGAGTATCGCCTCCGAGCTGGTGCTGGGGGCTGACGGCGAGCCGGGCGGTGACCCCGGTGACATCACCATCAACAAGGACTAA